A part of Perognathus longimembris pacificus isolate PPM17 chromosome 16, ASM2315922v1, whole genome shotgun sequence genomic DNA contains:
- the LOC125364488 gene encoding small ubiquitin-related modifier 1-like: MSDQEAKPSTEHLGDKKEGEYIKLKVIGQDSSEIHFKVKMTTHLKKLKESYCQRQGVPMNSLRFLFEGQRIADNHTPKELGMEEEDVIEVYQEQTGGSFNGLDILFIFFFCLHLFFF; the protein is encoded by the coding sequence ATGTCTGACCAGGAGGCAAAACCTTCAACCGAGCACTTGGGGGataagaaggagggagaatacATTAAACTCAAAGTCATTGGACAGGATAGCAGTGAGATTCACTTCAAAGTGAAAATGACAACACATCTCAAGAAACTCAAAGAATCATACTGTCAAAGACAGGGAGTTCCAATGAATTCACTCAGGTTTCTCTTTGAAGGTCAGAGAATTGCTGATAATCATACTCCAAAAGAACTGGGAATGGAGGAAGAAGATGTGATTGAAGTTTATCAGGAACAAACGGGGGGGTCATTCAACGGTttagatattctttttatttttttcttttgcctccatcttttttttttttaa